The Microplitis mediator isolate UGA2020A chromosome 8, iyMicMedi2.1, whole genome shotgun sequence genome has a window encoding:
- the LOC130672885 gene encoding uncharacterized protein LOC130672885 yields the protein MKTTLFTCFIVVAHLSLQVFAARVPFNLPPEEKVTDSGEQISDALLLDKNFAISTVSNLMSALGLSDSLDDFLKLNETQILSRVNNLKTALEFDKDESALVINEIQKLSRYDIDDLSKLSEHEIVAILRSIVNILGTNEYAIIGKLLDVGRSSSNLTENRANALRHTIGVLHLVLEKLSRPNEIENLVRSNKNEIVSGLGNFVLFFKMYRGDLLLQSIVNGMKNN from the exons atgaagacTACTTTATTCACGTGTTTCATTGTTGTGGCACATTTGAGCTTACAa GTATTTGCTGCACGGGTACCGTTCAATCTCCCGCCAGAAGAAAAAGTCACCGATTCAGGGGAACAAATTAGTGATGCATTgcttttagataaaaattttgcgaTTTCGACAGTGAGTAATTTAATGAGCGCCTTAGGACTCAGTGACTCTttagatgattttttaaaactcaatgaGACTCAAATTCTATCGAGAGTCAATAATCTGAAGACTGCATTGGAGTTTGATAAAGACGAGTCTGCTCTGGTGATCAACGAAATCCAGAAATTGAGCCGTTATGATATTGacgatttatcaaaattatctgAACATGAGATCGTTGCAATTTTAAGAAGTATCGTTAATATTCTGGGCACTAACGAATATGCGATTATCGGAAAACTTCTTGATGTCGGGCGCTCATCTTCAAATCTAACTGAAAATCGAGCAAATGCTTTAAGACATACTATTGGTGTTCTTCATCTCGTGCTCGAAAAATTGTCCCGGccaaatgaaattgaaaatttagttcgttcaaacaaaaatgaaatagTTTCTGGTCTTGGCAATTTTGTTCTGTTCTTCAAAATGTACAGAGGGGACCTTCTTCTGCAATCAATTGTTAatggaatgaaaaataattaa
- the LOC130672881 gene encoding annexin B9-like isoform X1: MAQSLINVIKIFLPIIISGNVLGSVCPATDLGTCQLGAHVYYIDSIYPVADVVRLHNAIANTNKSIIIDVFITKHLGNRKRFLEDYSHAYGKILVFHCRTHLFGKFGDLITALANPKILFLIHQLHVIFSNPHRNNYDILFGILWYHDIKGIKRSYQSAYRIEMVEHFKNLPDFIQNQFDSIIDPSSHNSGDGELKLSQPDFFCEKLLEASRDVDMDRFTFFIVSTLNDDILNEVDFSCTLNYDKPLKSLLEALPYEGYREAVSAILNASRIYEDNMLRSD, translated from the exons ATGGCTCAATCATTAATTAAC gttatcaaaattttcttgccaATAATAATCAGTGGCAATGTGCTCGGTTCAGTTTGCCCGGCTACGGATCTTGGAACTTGTCAACTGGGTGCCCACGTCTATTATATAGATTCAATTTATCCTGTGGCCGACGTGGTTCGTCTCCACAATGCTATTGCAAATACCAATAAAAGTATAATCATAGATGTTTTTATCACTAAACACCTCGGAAACCGTAAAAGATTTTTGGAAGATTATTCTCATGCTTATGGCAAAATATTAGTATTTCATTGTAGAACACATTTATTTGGAAAGTTCGGTGATTTAATCACTGCCCTCGCAAATCCGAAGATACTTTTTCTTATCCACCAATTACATGTCATATTCTCAAACCCACACCGCAATAATTATGACATTCTGTTCGGAATCTTATGGTATCACGATATCAAAGGTATTAAAAGATCTTACCAATCAG CTTATAGAATTGAGATGGTagaacattttaaaaatttaccggATTTTATACAAAACCAATTTGATAGTATAATCGACCCATCTAGTCATAATTCAGGCGACG gCGAATTAAAGCTCAGCCaacctgattttttttgtgaaaaattgttagaagCATCAAGAGATGTAGATATGGATCGTTTTACATTCTTCATCGTTTCGACTCTAAACGATGATATTCTTAATGAAGTAGATTTTTCATGTACACTGAATTACGATAAGCCACTAAAGAGTCTATTAGaa gcACTTCCCTACGAAGGTTACCGCGAAGCAGTTTCAGCTATTCTTAATGCCTCTAGGATTTACGAAGACAATATGCTGCGCTcagattga
- the LOC130672879 gene encoding uncharacterized protein LOC130672879 encodes MSLNSFGAQPSISTQSIDLNETDIILGENEQEILLNINSVLSENIPESSVYDKPSKKQKISEVLFFDIHEILNDHPLGPSVLSYYKAFSELENRIQGRLCEIVSLFYIRRYGMTLTNEDLEKIARDIVSKFNNECLESYYVAPIKRKDFQTTKYIGAKGKLVNAYKYNCTIIREGQHWKSLCEVPSDSKPKDSQLDHIEKTEPEKSKTWLINNRDIEDVLKHWDISYALRENEIESNQFQTVTDIYNDWPILKDSIGYQLIERDFVKKFGDNNTFGDNWQSLFDKTISLYRTKLRESETKNLELLERQPNLTENAKSLLQIKILSSVLCSKSKTVSIKSTANKGKKKNVWKPDLEETRDGIFIHVPMPGAIETKVRAKNEKMLKMGLPVQPFMIIVGKDSMSIDACYVRVDNVQYEIKSILNCLNTLLKVFLTFKVSYPVESETFWYFIQWGVYNIHTSCDIKIPFICDLFNKLKRR; translated from the exons ATG aGTCTAAATAGTTTTGGCGCTCAACCATCAATATCAACTCAATCGATTGATCTCAATGAGACTGATATAATACTCGGAGAAAATGAgcaagaaatattattaaatatcaatagtGTACTAAGTGAAAATATTCCTGAATCTTCTGTTTACGATAAGCCatcaaaaaagcaaaaaatttcagaagtgttattCTTCGATATTCATGAGATATTGAATGATCACCCATTAGGGCCATCAGTTCTGTCTTATTATAAAGCTTTTTCGGAGTTGGAGAACAGAATCCAAGGTCGTTTATGTGAAATCGtcagtttattttatattcggCGTTATGGAAT gACACTAACAAATGAAgatcttgaaaaaattgcacgagatattgtttcaaaatttaataacgagTGTTTGGAATCTTATTATGTTGCTCCAATAAAAAGAAAGGACTTTCAGACTACCAAGTATATTGGAGCAAAAGGAAAATTAGTGAacgcatataaatataattgcacTATTATCCGTGAAGGTCAGCATTGGAAATCGCTTTGTGAAGTTCCTTCAGATTCAAAACCTAAGGATTCACAACTAGATCATATCG aaaaaacagaacCTGAGAAAAGTAAAACTTGGCTAATAAACAATCGAGATATCGAGGATGTTTTAAAGCATTGGGATATTTCATATGCTTTACGAGAAAATGAAATCGAGTCGAATCAATTTCAAACGGTTACTGATATTTATAATGACTGGCCAATTCTAAAAGATAGTATTGGATATCAGCTG ATTGAAAGAGacttcgtaaaaaaatttggtgatAATAATACATTTGGTGACAACTGGCAATCGCTGTTTGATAAAACAATAAGTTTATATCGTACCAAGTTAAGAGAGTCAGAAACTAAGAACTTAGAATTACTGGAGAGACAGCCAAATTTAACTGAAA ACGCTAAGTCGCTcttgcaaattaaaattttatcaagtgTACTATGTTCGAAATCCAAAACAGTCAGCATCAAATCAACAGCGAATaaaggaaagaaaaaaaacgtttggaAACCAGATCTAGAAGAAACACGAGatggaatttttattcatgttcca aTGCCTGGAGCAATTGAAACAAAAGTGCGtgcgaaaaatgaaaaaatgttaaaaatggGATTACCAGTTCAGCCTTTTATGATTATTGTTGGAAAGGATTCAATGTCAATTGATGCATGTTATGTGCGAGTAGATAACGTCCAATACGAAATCAAATCAATACTCAATTGTCTCAATActttattaaaagtatttttgacatttaaagtTTCATACCCTGTTGAAAGTGAAACATTTTGGTACTTTATTCAGTGGGGtgtttataatattcatacttCGTGTGATATCAAAATACCCTTCATTTGTGATTTATTCAATAAGCTAAAGCGGCGCTAA
- the LOC130672884 gene encoding uncharacterized protein LOC130672884, giving the protein MKTTLFTCFIVVANLSLQIFAVPISSLEFPYPPEEVFRSLRKEDSSAFNRNQADATLGRNNFMNRFGFNRNVHELPNPDDSHLSPIAESLVGFCGNGKMDTLHLLNQIENGNSFNFNDISELTENEIVIFVKAIVEMLRIFQRQTLQKFSYIRDSMEFRLRPDLGSNDIDRLHGAISLAFQKFHYMIQRWSQPGEIENFVRLYKNEIPSGIQSIKTMLNIWNVKRLLEHLFDDMGNLQPNYQ; this is encoded by the exons atgaagaCTACTTTATTCACGTGTTTTATCGTTGTGGCAAATTTAAGCTTACAa ATATTTGCTGTACCAATATCTAGCCTGGAGTTCCCCTACCCACCAGAAGAAGTTTTCCGCAGTCTTCGGAAAGAAGATAGTAGTGCATTTAATCGCAATCAAGCAGATGCAACGCTAGGACGAAATAATTTCATGAATAGATTTGGATTCAATCGAAATGTACATGAGTTACCAAATCCTGATGATAGTCATTTGTCACCAATTGCCGAATCATTAGTTGGTTTTTGTGGAAACGGCAAAATGGATACTCTTCATCTGCTAAATCAAATTGAGAATGGAaacagttttaattttaatgatatatCAGAATTAACCgaaaatgaaattgttattttcgtAAAAGCAATCGTCGAAATGTTACGCATTTTCCAAAGACAAACtttgcaaaaattttcttatattcGTGACTCAATGGAATTTAGACTAAGGCCTGACTTAGGATCCAATGATATTGATAGACTGCACGGAGCCATATCATTAgcttttcaaaagtttcattataTGATTCAAAGATGGTCGCAACCCggtgaaattgaaaatttcgttAGACTAtacaaaaatgaaataccTTCTGGAATTCAATCTATTAAGACAATGTTAAACATATGGAATGTTAAACGTCTTTTAGAACATCTCTTCGATGACATGGGAAATTTACAACCcaattaccaataa
- the LOC130672881 gene encoding annexin B9-like isoform X2: MAQSLINVIKIFLPIIISGNVLGSVCPATDLGTCQLGAHVYYIDSIYPVADVVRLHNAIANTNKSIIIDVFITKHLGNRKRFLEDYSHAYGKILVFHCRTHLFGKFGDLITALANPKILFLIHQLHVIFSNPHRNNYDILFGILWYHDIKAYRIEMVEHFKNLPDFIQNQFDSIIDPSSHNSGDGELKLSQPDFFCEKLLEASRDVDMDRFTFFIVSTLNDDILNEVDFSCTLNYDKPLKSLLEALPYEGYREAVSAILNASRIYEDNMLRSD; encoded by the exons ATGGCTCAATCATTAATTAAC gttatcaaaattttcttgccaATAATAATCAGTGGCAATGTGCTCGGTTCAGTTTGCCCGGCTACGGATCTTGGAACTTGTCAACTGGGTGCCCACGTCTATTATATAGATTCAATTTATCCTGTGGCCGACGTGGTTCGTCTCCACAATGCTATTGCAAATACCAATAAAAGTATAATCATAGATGTTTTTATCACTAAACACCTCGGAAACCGTAAAAGATTTTTGGAAGATTATTCTCATGCTTATGGCAAAATATTAGTATTTCATTGTAGAACACATTTATTTGGAAAGTTCGGTGATTTAATCACTGCCCTCGCAAATCCGAAGATACTTTTTCTTATCCACCAATTACATGTCATATTCTCAAACCCACACCGCAATAATTATGACATTCTGTTCGGAATCTTATGGTATCACGATATCAAAG CTTATAGAATTGAGATGGTagaacattttaaaaatttaccggATTTTATACAAAACCAATTTGATAGTATAATCGACCCATCTAGTCATAATTCAGGCGACG gCGAATTAAAGCTCAGCCaacctgattttttttgtgaaaaattgttagaagCATCAAGAGATGTAGATATGGATCGTTTTACATTCTTCATCGTTTCGACTCTAAACGATGATATTCTTAATGAAGTAGATTTTTCATGTACACTGAATTACGATAAGCCACTAAAGAGTCTATTAGaa gcACTTCCCTACGAAGGTTACCGCGAAGCAGTTTCAGCTATTCTTAATGCCTCTAGGATTTACGAAGACAATATGCTGCGCTcagattga